DNA sequence from the Dunckerocampus dactyliophorus isolate RoL2022-P2 chromosome 4, RoL_Ddac_1.1, whole genome shotgun sequence genome:
tgctaaaattttTCCTTGGTTTGCATCCGCCTGCTTGTTTAGTATGTATTgtttagtatacagtatacagtccgGTTTGTTTATGCCGCTATCTTGAATCACGCGCACGAGACGAAATCTTGTGATACTTGCATGTGAccgtgcaatgcattgtgggccgcgggcACCATTTTAGGACGTTTGTATCACAGTTGTACGGAGACAcacgacgtaacaaacacatgggcAACACAGAAGAGAAAAGCGATGGACCGTACCGAAACAAGTGTGCAAGACCCAagaattttacggcttaaagagaaggccgtcgtcatttcagaggtatgtaaatgtgacgggGAGGCTCAGTCATCggctgcgtgcacacacacacaaacatacagtacaaaagtaatgttaaatgttgtccattcatttgtcttaTGTTTgcctcattttctgcatgtaaaactctaatattttctatgaaatgtgttttgtgttaacatttttgggtgtctggaacggattcattggatttacattattctctATGGGAGAATTTGCTTTGGTTCGAGTCCGTTTTagttagagtctgaccttctggaatggattaatgacatgaaccaaggtaccactttagtagtagtagtcatcaaagttatttgttttatgaattttaaaaataatacataaattacATGTGTGACAGTGAAAGTGGTGACTGTATCTTTGTACACGTGCTTGATGAGTTTTTATCCATTAggaaaatttttttttggtttaaaccAAATTCACAAAATTTGGGGACGTGGACACATGCTTTTCACTGGACAGCAATGATACGAGTAACAGCATTAAGCTTGTATGAGTACTTAAACAAGAGTCTTAGGTTAGTACCGGACGTTATGTTGTAGCCCCACTAGCCAGACATGCACACTTAACAGCAAGGATATGTGATAGAGCTGCTCACGTACTTACATGTACAACAGCACTGTAGGTGTTCAATCCATCAGTTCCTGCTTGTGATAGTTAAAAACCTTGTGAGATTAAGACAACAGTGTGCACGTGGCATGCACAGTGCTGGGCAGGGAGGCCCTGTTCCAACTGCTGTCTTTCTTCAACAGAACCTGATCTAGGCTCTGGGGATGGACCATTTGGCACAGCCTCCCCTAGTTTCTACAGAGATAAGCGAGCAGGTGCGCTTCCATATCGACTTGCTTCTCCTCTGTCTTCCGACACCAAGGTTCGAGGGGAGTAGCCCTCCGATCACCCTGAGGACCGCAGGCTGGGTTGGCTCCCCTCTCTTTAGCTCACATCAGCACTCAACACTTATTTGATCACCCTGGTGGGGGGGGGCTTTACTATCAGATTTCGGTTGGGGGACACCTCAGGGAAACTCCAGTGATACTCCACCATCTGGAATGTGAGAAGTAGTTTGACTTCCCCATCGCCATATCCACTCCCATTATGCACCCACCAGCTACTACCTGGGCCTCATGGTCATGTTTGTCAAAAGGAAGGTCTGAACCATCTGTGGTGCTCCTCAGGCCTCACGTCTGGGCAATAAGGGTCATTTAGAGTAATCAATTTGTTGACATGAGAGACTtcagtttgtattatttttcagtgTAACCACAATGCCACCAGATGTCATTATTTAAGTATATTTAGCATGTACATTGTGCAACTACACGAACAAACCTCCAGTGTTAATTTTGTCGTACTTCTCTTATACGGTTAAACTCAGTGTTACGTAGTGCACTAAAAAGATTAAGTCATCGCTACTTAAACTGAGACATGTGTTGCTACAAGTGATTTATgattctgatgtgttttcccaATGAACATGCACActgaaaaagtgatttaaaatacaacatttacatttgttacaCATCGACTGAATCCTTGAAATCCttggttttttttcattctggggaaaaaaaaacaaactttgaaCACATACTCAGAGGAAATAGCAAAACTGGAACCAGTGTTATGTCGGTACTGTCATGATGAAAAGACAacttgttccttttttcattttatatcaaACTTATTGTGAAAGTATTTAAAATTGTCAGTGGTAGTTTATTTTGTATGCTGTCGTGTAATCatttcatattttgattttttttttttcatttcttgaaAATGTGTTCGTTTCAAGATAATCCTGTCTCAATGATCGCTGTAATAAAATGAtgtccactgttttttttttttaaacatgtcaaTTCATTTTGGATCACTACATAAATAATCACACATCAATACAtgcaataataaacattcaCTCTGAAATAGAGAGGAATAGTAAGTGATTAAGTGACTGATCATAAAGAATTCTGTAGATCGTGTGGAACTGGTGATTGAAATTAATCATCCatttgaggcaaaatggagtgcactactatgctacaaccagcagaggcgctgttgatctGAACTAGTTAATTgtctaaagaaaaaacacattagctATGGTAAGTTGAGCTACATACACACTATGGAAACTCCTTTGGGCAGGGCAacattattctgctcaatatGACACTCACAATGAAGCAGGAGGTCAGAATACAATATGTATGGATTTTACCCATTGTTGATAGAAGAAATTAAATCAAACGCCCACCCATCCTCAGGAATAATGTTAAGTGCTTTCTGATTGCACAGTTGTGAAAAAAACTAGCCAAcccagaaaaaaataatcttgaAGCTCAGCAAAAATCCAAGCATGCACCTATAGTTTGTCGTACAAAGCAAACACCGTTTCCGACTCCGTTTCGGATGATGTCACCATAAGTCACCTAAGGGCTTTTTGGTGCCACCGCCTTCTTTCCCTTGGCTACCACCACAGCCTGCTCGCCAACTCTACCATCTATGAGCAAGGAGATGGCACCATCCAGCTGTTTTGATGCTGCAAGCGCCACTACAGCTTTTTCTGTGGGGAAGCCCATCTTCTCCAGCTGTTGTAGTCTAGGGGAAATGTGCTCATAATCAATCATTACTCCTTAAATCAGCATTGTGTACAAAAGATGTGGGAATTTCTGTTGCTACTAACCTCAGAGCAGAAACAGAGGATTTTGTCACTTCTACTTTTGGATTGACTTCCTCTGGGGCATCCTGTAAGGAGGCAAGTATTCCAGCCCTCAGCATCTGTTCCTCCACTACCTCTGCGTCAGATAGGGCAACTGACTCTTGCCTCCAGGCAGGCAGGTGCTCCTCCCCCTGGCAGTGGTTCAAAATGAAGGGGTCCCTCATTGATGATGGTTTTGTCTGATCTTCATGAACAACTGCAGAACATGATCTCGACCTGTAAGAATTAATGCAACGTAAAATAACAAGGATGAAAATGTGTATGGCTATTCAATGGATGGATAGCTCATACATCTGTGATGTTCTGTAGGTTGGCAATGTGGGCCTGGATGAAGTGGGAATATATGCTGAAAGGGGAATGAAGCTCAGGAACTCCATCTCCTGGAGCATCCCAATGAAGGTCTGACTGTCTGAAAGGTTGATTCAGtacaacaagaagaagaggcaaGTATATACAGAAAAGGGGTTTCATGTCATCTCTGCACCAGTTGCAATTGGCAAACAATCTTTTAACTTTCTGGAATTCATTCGATAGGACTGGTTCGCACTTGAACTATATTTCCTCCACTGCTAATAAATAATGGAGAGACTACACAT
Encoded proteins:
- the rhbdd3 gene encoding rhomboid domain-containing protein 3; amino-acid sequence: MRYRVLSWFKSDRPGFFLGTTLLVGLMMLVYVGGIQASLSLGPGGEFPRFRDVFLYAVSHDDLPSLAVSVSLLLLFGPCQERRWGTVAFLTLSTLTMTILPLVYTLVLFVFGFEASLVCGYAAIQLALFAAQCHHMTKRRLQRWLPVWVLPWLLLLLCLLILPGTPALLNFCAICIGHNYSQTFIGMLQEMEFLSFIPLSAYIPTSSRPTLPTYRTSQMSRSCSAVVHEDQTKPSSMRDPFILNHCQGEEHLPAWRQESVALSDAEVVEEQMLRAGILASLQDAPEEVNPKVEVTKSSVSALRLQQLEKMGFPTEKAVVALAASKQLDGAISLLIDGRVGEQAVVVAKGKKAVAPKSP